In one window of Hyla sarda isolate aHylSar1 chromosome 1, aHylSar1.hap1, whole genome shotgun sequence DNA:
- the DERL3 gene encoding derlin-3 isoform X2, whose product MIGCYGQLHHSSALQSCGKISQCSLWTRKYATLPLLLLSTYVIGVYPIWRLVTNFLYFGHLGFSFLFNIFLAYRYCKMLEETSFRGRTADFVFMFLFGGLVITIFGLFVNLSFLGQAFTLMFVYVWCRRNPFVRVNILGILMVQAPYLPWVLMAFSFLLGDSILVDVLGMAAGHIYFFLEDVFPNQPGGKKLLATPEILKQIFDEPHLDPNYDPLPEDIINQWDNDQAAQSD is encoded by the exons atgatcggttgctatgggcaactgcaccactcttccgctCTACAGTCTTGTGGTAAAATCAGCCAATGTAGTCTCTGGACCAGAAAATACGCAACCCTTCCCCTCTTATTATTGTCTACTTACGTGATTGGTGTATATCCA ATTTGGAGACTAGTGACCAATTTTCTGTACTTTGGACATCTgggtttcagttttcttttcaatatatTTTTGGC GTACAGATATTGCAAAATGTTAGAAGAAACCTCCTTTAGAGGACGTACGGCTGATTTTGTATTCATGTTTCTCTTTGGAGGACTCGTCATTACA ATATTTGGTCTTTTTGTCAATCTCTCGTTCCTGGGCCAGGCTTTCACTCTGATGTTCGTATATGTTTGGTGCCGTAGAAATCCTTTTGTTCGAGTCAATATTCTTGGAATTCTCATGGTTCAGGCCCCTTATCTGCCCTGGGTGCTCATGGCTTTCTCCTTCCTATTAGGCGATTCCATCCTTGTGGATGTGCTGG gcATGGCAGCTGGGCACATATACTTCTTTCTTGAGGATGTTTTTCCAAACCAACCAGGGGGAAAGAAGCTCTTAGCTACTCCAGAAATCTT GAAACAAATATTTGATGAACCTCACCTGGACCCCAACTATGACCCTTTACCAGAAGATATTATAAACCAATGGGACAATGATCAAGCAGCTCAAAGTGACTAA